The proteins below are encoded in one region of Phycisphaerae bacterium:
- a CDS encoding DUF480 domain-containing protein: MDLTLNAIERRVLGVLMEKSLTQPEYYPMTPNAIMAGCNQKNNRDPEMKLDEETVLRTLEALRARNLVTLVLPAPGARTQRYRHEIESAFGWSRRQQAIMTELLLRGPQTPGELRSRCARMFQFESLEALMTALGSLSKGESDPPLVAAMPREPGQSATRYTHLLYPEDEAPPTAVASPVDHATHPVPHSLSSPAAAPLTDGASAAFRQEIGALQEEIAELHEEMAELRRRLEAVERRTAGL; encoded by the coding sequence ATGGATTTGACCCTGAATGCGATCGAACGTCGCGTATTGGGTGTGCTGATGGAAAAATCGCTGACCCAGCCTGAGTATTATCCGATGACGCCGAACGCCATCATGGCCGGCTGCAATCAGAAGAACAATCGTGACCCCGAGATGAAACTGGACGAAGAGACCGTGCTGCGGACGCTGGAGGCTCTGCGGGCCCGCAATCTGGTCACACTGGTGCTGCCCGCGCCTGGGGCACGCACGCAGCGGTATCGTCACGAAATCGAGTCTGCGTTCGGCTGGAGCCGTCGGCAGCAGGCGATTATGACTGAGCTGCTGCTCCGCGGCCCACAGACACCCGGCGAATTGCGCTCGCGATGCGCTCGCATGTTCCAGTTCGAGAGCCTCGAGGCGCTGATGACGGCTTTGGGCTCTTTGAGCAAAGGGGAGTCCGATCCGCCACTGGTGGCGGCGATGCCCCGTGAGCCCGGCCAGTCGGCAACCCGCTACACGCACCTGCTGTATCCCGAGGACGAGGCGCCGCCGACTGCCGTGGCATCGCCGGTCGATCACGCGACCCACCCGGTTCCGCATTCGTTGTCGAGTCCTGCAGCCGCGCCCCTGACGGATGGTGCATCAGCGGCCTTTCGACAGGAGATCGGCGCCCTTCAAGAGGAGATAGCCGAGCTTCACGAGGAAATGGCCGAACTCCGCCGCCGGCTGGAGGCGGTCGAGCGGAGAACCGCCGGGCTGTAG